A portion of the Bactrocera neohumeralis isolate Rockhampton chromosome 2, APGP_CSIRO_Bneo_wtdbg2-racon-allhic-juicebox.fasta_v2, whole genome shotgun sequence genome contains these proteins:
- the LOC126758171 gene encoding protein AAR2 homolog: MNVDESALEMDPELAKKLFATGAVLVVTGAPVGTEFGIDLCNYKIGEKFRGVKMIPPGPHYIWCASCGPYGDVAPRVGFVHYFKSEEVVVREWSQRDEEMQESQSDDKELEKKRIRDNLKEFDSFLAPYDYRFYNKWKLLTDKVTEGTVERCRPTLGPIRTNVELQSCSDEDRPRGTLHTNNLQQQSTKTIVNESDLLPNLKPVEGTAPRFTELPARVPQNATPAEVSRHSIDCVHAIETLVGKFHSSEALIEEEQLAFVFYLVGCSVESLAHWRNILHLLAHSEQAVQNFKILYMKYAEALMQQLPHLPEELMEPGEYNSVYKDVRSLLINLNLGGLGVSADKLSRKLQKTLQWHFEGLLDEDPEDMPVIVELT, encoded by the coding sequence aTGAATGTTGACGAATCCGCGTTGGAAATGGATCCTGAACTGGCCAAGAAATTATTCGCTACCGGTGCAGTGTTGGTAGTAACAGGAGCGCCAGTCGGCACAGAATTCGGCATTGATCTATGCAACTACAAAATTGGCGAAAAATTTCGTGGCGTAAAAATGATACCGCCCGGTCCGCATTACATCTGGTGTGCATCCTGCGGTCCATATGGTGATGTTGCACCACGTGTGGGCTTTGTACATTACTTCAAAAGCGAAGAGGTGGTTGTGCGTGAGTGGAGCCAACGCGATGAAGAAATGCAAGAGAGTCAGTCTGATGACAAAGAATTGGAAAAGAAACGTATACGCGATAATCTCAAGGAATTCGATAGTTTTCTAGCACCTTACGATTATCGATTTTACAATAAATGGAAACTCTTAACAGACAAAGTGACCGAAGGCACAGTCGAACGTTGCAGACCAACATTGGGACCAATACGTACAAATGTAGAATTACAATCTTGTTCCGATGAGGATCGACCAAGAGGCACGTTACACACAaacaatttacaacaacaaagcactaAAACAATTGTAAACGAAAGTGACTTGCTACCCAACTTGAAACCGGTCGAAGGTACTGCGCCACGCTTCACTGAACTACCTGCGCGTGTACCACAGAATGCAACGCCCGCTGAAGTATCGCGTCATAGCATTGATTGTGTGCATGCAATTGAGACACTTGTTGGCAAGTTTCATAGTTCGGAAGCTTTGATCGAGGAGGAGCAATtggcttttgttttttatcttgTTGGTTGTTCGGTGGAGTCTCTGGCACATTGGCGCAATATACTGCATTTGTTGGCACACTCTGAGCAAGcggtgcaaaattttaaaatactttatatGAAATATGCTGAAGCATTGATGCAACAATTACCACACCTGCCCGAAGAACTCATGGAACCAGGTGAATATAACTCAGTTTATAAAGATGTGCGCTCGCTGCTAATTAACCTAAATTTGGGTGGCCTGGGCGTAAGTGCAGATAAACTTAGTAGAAAATTACAGAAAACCTTGCAATGGCATTTTGAGGGTTTGCTTGATGAAGATCCTGAGGATATGCCGGTTATAGTAGAATTGACATAG
- the LOC126758256 gene encoding uncharacterized protein LOC126758256, producing MKHQQVVVDYWNMIKTSFTCLLLAFSGYILIKMVQTIFWLPGYLQKNQKRLEELAAKYSLELNDDKSLADVLKAQIEATIEEKEPLTNEKSDDAKDIDSAVAANVQGEPKKIK from the exons ATGAAGCATCAACAAGTTGTTGTAGACTACTGGAATATGATAAAAACATCGTTTACCTGTTTGTTATTGGCCTTCTCTGGTTATATTTTAATCAA AATGGTACAAACCATATTTTGGTTACCAGGATATTTACAGAAGAACCAAAAACGTTTAGAAGAGTTGGCAGCGAAGTACTCTTTAGAACTTAACGATGATAAAAGTCTTGCTGATGTGCTCAAAGCACAGATAGAAGCAACTATAGAGGAAAAAGAACCGCTAACAAATGAAAAGAGTGATGACGCTAAGGACATTGATTCGGCTGTTGCGGCGAATGTGCAAGGCGAGcccaaaaagataaaataa
- the LOC126758115 gene encoding uncharacterized protein LOC126758115, with product MLSQQLHAVVWLLNGVIALYAYPTINLPFLFGSSAYGENAYRFKRSGLEIQSDADVLELEHLKDHYGSENIEAAVQLPSNFEQTFVPDVGAGKPVSAEPLSESQELERQLEQMPAITTKLEKSTTTEFSVAPVEPETRGEQLLPVEGGGVHRPPTLQHDNGGKTPAEGGAANQQQTAEIGAVIPNGGGPPAPSAIKPFYGAARLAFGQNPEVLPTTSTTATSTSTSTTTSTTTTTTTQAAVQATSAGKDTNAPESDTLPLDVESVAANAQETAQTNPTEKLIEQIKPTAQRRSVPLKPQQTVETLLKRHNGQLSAFDMAQYVFWTGDEAGVARAVEELIERGVMSRENALAFLREVRIGIEYLQQSYTNRIFPEAGLNINIDKKMFDMPQIKPVAPPTVAATNEKPLLPYLQLERLLHTSNQNQMKPVESVPVWPKLPVLNSEGTGTQDLNDYDENGERAKISQFLYNEYTLEDILYKLAKIMFSQSLAHGSDEAQHELQKLTDFLEREGNLGVIPIDLQKKVLHILFRALSDTLAERPELLSVANVNLANTYNRLPLRTLEP from the exons ATGCTTTCGCAACAGTTGCACGCAGTGGTTTGGTTACTTAATGGAGTCATTGCACTTTACGCATATCCAACTATAAATCTACCATTTCTATTTG GTTCTTCCGCATATGGCGAAAACGCTTACAGATTCAAAAGGAGCGGCTTGGAAATACAA TCTGATGCCGATGTGTTGGAACTAGAGCACTTGAAGGACCACTATGGCAGTGAAAACATAGAAGCCGCTGTACAATTGCCGTCAAATTTCGAGCAAACTTTTGTGCCCGATGTTGGCGCCGGTAAACCAGTTAGCGCTGAACCACTAAGTGAATCGCAAGAATTGGAACGTCAATTGGAGCAAATGCCTGCTATTACTACAAAACTAGAAAAGAGCACAACAACAGAGTTTTCGGTGGCACCAGTGGAGCCTGAAACGCGTGGCGAGCAACTGTTACCAGTTGAAGGTGGTGGCGTTCACCGGCCACCCACCCTACAACATGACAACGGTGGTAAAACACCAGCAGAGGGTGGTGCGGCTAACCAACAGCAAACTGCTGAAATTGGTGCGGTGATACCAAATGGTGGCGGTCCACCTGCACCCTCTGCTATCAAg CCTTTCTATGGGGCCGCACGCTTGGCATTCGGTCAAAATCCGGAAGTACTTCCAACCACCTCCACAACCGCTACGTCTACTTCCACGAGCACTACaacgtcaacaacaacaaccaccactACTCAAGCAGCCGTCCAAGCCACTAGCGCAGGCAAAGACACAAATGCGCCTGAATCAGATACACTTCCACTTGACGTTGAGAGTGTCGCTGCCAATGCGCAAGAAACCGCGCAAACGAATCCAACAGAGAAATTAATCGAGCAAATTAAACCAACAGCCCAACGTCGTTCGGTGCCCTTAAAGCCACAACAG ACCGTCGAAACACTTCTTAAACGTCACAATGGTCAATTATCAGCATTTGACATGGCGCAGTACGTGTTTTGGACTGGCGATGAGGCAGGTGTGGCCCGCGCCGTTGAAGAACTAATCGAACGGGGAGTG ATGTCACGTGAAAATGCTCTGGCATTCCTACGAGAAGTACGCATTGGTATTGAGTACCTGCAGCAGTCATATACAAATCGTATCTTCCCAGAAGCCGGCCTCAATATAAACATAGATAAG AAAATGTTTGACATGCCACAGATCAAACCGGTGGCACCACCCACTGTCGCAGCAACTAATGAAAAACCACTGCTTCCTTATTTACAACTGGAGCGACTACTACACACCagcaatcaaaatcaaatgaaaCCAGTTGAAAGTGTACCAGTTTGGCCTAAATTGCCAGTGCTAAACAGTGAAGGGACTGGGACTCAAG ACCTTAATGATTATGATGAGAACGGCGAAAGAGCTAAGATATCGCAGTTCCTGTACAATGAATATACTTTGGAAGACATTTTATACAAATTGGCTAAG ATTATGTTTTCACAGTCGTTGGCACACGGTTCCGACGAGGCACAGCACGAATTACAGAAATTAACTGATTTCTTGGAACGTGAGGGCAATCTTGGTGTCATACCAATTGATCTGCAGAAGAAAGTGTTAc ACATCTTATTCCGCGCTCTTTCCGATACACTGGCTGAACGTCCCGAATTATTGTCGGTTGCCAATGTAAATCTCGCTAACACCTACAATCGTCTTCCTCTACGTACTTTAGAACCATGA
- the LOC126758265 gene encoding 28S ribosomal protein S21, mitochondrial, whose product MKHAQFIARTVMVQKNNVEEACRLLNRILGKEEIFDQYRRTRFYEKPYQVRRRVNFEKCKAIYNEDMNRKIQFVLRKNRTEPFPGCS is encoded by the exons atgaaaCACGCACAATTTATTGCTCGTACTGTaatggtacaaaaaaataatgttgaagAAGCTTGCCGCCTATTAAATCGTATTTTGGGTAAAGAAGAAATTTTCGATCAATACCGGCGCACACGCTTCTATGAAAAGCCATATCAG GTCCGACGTCGCGTTAACTTCGAGAAATGCAAAGCAATCTACAATGAAGATATGAATCgaaaaatacagtttgtgctaCGCAAAAATCGCACTGAACCATTCCCAGGATGCAGTTAA
- the LOC126758214 gene encoding uncharacterized protein LOC126758214: MRFHLLCLCLIALEYAVITSAEENPNYKFVFDQIIPVKEDEEVAKIKLEVIRSEDGVKFSGVAEQLVDLDNEWTLNILLKIAEDANGEYNWVMPVPALSVCDFMKFYYRLYIYELLAKYANAPSPFDCPVVKNTYILNEYPLVSKNFKKFLQPGYYQLEVSLHHENDEKIKYIVEGHVEEE; encoded by the exons ATGCGGTTTCATTTGTTGTGCCTTTGTTTAATTGCGCTTGAATATGCAGTTATAACCAGCGCAGAGGAGAATCCCAATTACAAATTCGTCTTTGACCAGATAATACCTGTAAAGGAGGATGAAGAAGTGGCCAAAATTAAGTTGGAGGTGATTAGAAGTGAGGACGGCGTGAAGTTCAGTGGTGTGGCAGAACAGCTGGTGGACTTGGATAATGAATGGACG TTAAATATATTGCTGAAGATTGCTGAAGACGCGAATGGCGAGTACAATTGGGTTATGCCAGTGCCTGCATTGAGTGTTTGTGATTTCATGAAATTCTACTACCGATTATATATTTACGAGTTGTTAGCTAAATACGCGAATGCACCGTCGCCATTTGATTGCCCGGTTGTAAAGAACACTTACATCCTGAACGAGTACCCTTTGGTTTCGAagaatttcaagaaatttctACAGCCCGGTTACTACCAACTGGAAGTGAGTTTGCACCACGAAAATGACGAGAAAATCAAATACATCGTCGAAGGTCATGTAGAGGAAGAGTAG
- the LOC126758224 gene encoding lipase 3: MERHAVTTSDGYILTMHRIPYSPKTRSADRRPVAFLMHGMLSSSSDWVLMGPNKALAYILADAGYDVWMGNARGNTYSKKHRTWPTYWQVFWNFSWHEIGIYDLPAMIDYVLDYTGNTQLQYIGHSQGTTVYLVLMSEKPSYNNKIKSAHMLGPAAYMGNMKSPLTRAFAPILGQPNAMVELVGSMEFMPSNKFKQDLGIEMCQATSPFVEMCANEIFLIGGYDSEQLEYELLEHIKATSPAGASVNQNLHFCQEYNSKKFRKFDYSVLRNPLEYGGSMYPPNYKLSNAKAPVMLYYGANDWMCDVTDVRRLRDELPNMKLDYLVPFTKWAHLDFIWGKEAKKYVYDKVLEEMKKYE; the protein is encoded by the exons ATGGAGCGACATGCAGTAACCACCAGCGATGGTTACATACTCACCATGCATCGCATACCTTACTCTCCGAAGACGAGATCGGCTGATAGGCGGCCAGTTGCATTTCTTATGCACGGCATGTTGAGTTCCTCCTCCGACTGGGTGCTAATGGGCCCGAATAAAGCGCTCGCCTATATACTCGCCGATGCCGGTTACGATGTATGGATGGGTAATGCACGTGGTAATACTTACTCGAAAAAGCATCGCACTTGGCCTACATACTGGCAAGTTTTCTGGAATTTCAGTTGGCATGAAATTGGAATTTACGATTTGCCTGCTATGATCGATTACGTGCTAGATTACACCGGGAACACACAGTTGCAGTACATTGGCCACTCGCAAGGCACCACAGTTTACTTGGTGCTGATGTCGGAGAAGCCAAgctacaataataaaattaaatcggCACACATGTTGGGGCCCGCCGCCTATATGGGTAATATGAAGAGTCCATTGACGCGTGCCTTTGCGCCCATTTTGGGTCAGCCCAATGCTATGGTCGAGCTGGTGGGTTCGATGGAGTTCATGCCAAGCAATAAGTTCAAACAAGACTTGGGCATTGAGATGTGTCAAGCGACATCGCCGTTTGTCGAAATGTGCGCTAATGAGATATTTCTAATTGGTGGGTACGACTCCGAACAGTTGGAATAT GAGCTGTTGGAACACATCAAGGCCACTTCGCCCGCAGGTGCTTCAGTTAACCAGAATCTGCACTTCTGTCAGGAGTACAATTCGAAAAAGTTCCGCAAGTTCGATTACAGCGTTCTTCGTAATCCGTTAGAGTATGGAGGTAGTATGTACCCACCCAACTACAAG CTAAGTAATGCTAAAGCACCTGTAATGCTCTACTATGGCGCCAATGATTGGATGTGTGATGTTACCGATGTTCGAAGATTACGCGACGAACTGCCGAACATGAAGTTAGACTATCTTGTACCCTTCACGAAATGGGCACATTTGGACTTTATTTGGGGCAAAGAGGCAAAGAAATACGTATACGATAAAGTCTtggaagaaatgaaaaaatatgagtaa